In the genome of Populus nigra chromosome 19, ddPopNigr1.1, whole genome shotgun sequence, the window tttctttttttttttatatatttgactttacaaaaatattattgcaaaTTTGCAATTGATGTTGATGTtcttataaaatgaaaattcgAGCGCTTAAACTCGATGATTTCAAGCACCTTTCTCGAGTAGACGCCTTGTTCTCTCGAGTCAACAGCCTTTTGAACATTAACATGCCCcgttttttaatcatatttgaCTCtgcaaaaatatttagaaatgcaATTAATAATGCTGTGCAAgtcatttttaataaattaattttccaaTACTTCctttttagtataaaaatagtttcttcaataaaaagaaagtggattatgattaataaaaagtttgaaGTAATTAAGTAATGGTTTGGCTGGCAAAATATCAGGACAACTAGAAAGGAAAATTGAATTAACAAGACTGGTTGGAGTGACTGGTCAAATTAGGATCCTCCACCATtatcattttttgaaaaaaaaaataacaaaatggaATGCATTAAATAAGctagaaaaatatgaatttataaaataaatatgggaAGAGAGGAATTTAAGacctaaaagaaaataactcaccaacaaaaaatttatgaaaactgATGCATGGCTGATGGGTCATGATAAGCATGGTTTGTAATTTTCATCCATATCAACTAATAGATCCGAGAAATTTGtgattaaaaacttgatttatatcatgttttagtttaaataaattttaatattaatttgataaaacttGAATAACTCAATGGATTCATTGATTGATAATAATCAGGTCAAAGATTTAATAGGATCAACcaccaattattatttttaatgtaaaataatattattttgatttcaaaaaattagCATAGTTTGACTCGATAACCTATAAATTTAATCAACAATCTAATGATTTAGGTCTTTAGTACAGAGAAGATTTAACAAgtatacttaattttttcttgtttagaaTTCTTCTGATacgttaattaatatatatagaatgatttaattcttatactcgtaatattatttttttcatttagaattTTACTGgatcatgaaaaaattaatcatgcGAGCAAAACTTTCCAATTGGAAGTTTCTCCCCAATGAATCCAGGTCGTGCATTATATACATCGGAAATCCAATCGTGACTTTCAATTCATTACCAGATAAGCCTTCAAATTCCAAATCACAAGTGCCCTGGGAATATTTGATAGTGCGgtggtttttattttgtctgcagcatgttttaaaaatatattttgtttaaaaataaaataaaataaattgattttatttttattttttgtttgatgattTTGACGTGAAgatgtataaataaaataaaaatatataaaaatttgttttaatttatttttaaattaaaaatatttttaaaaaacatctttaaccacactattcaaaaaaaaaaaaaacagcactcCGCAGCTTTTAAAAATGGAATCAAGCAAGGTCGAATCTGGGTTTCCGAACAAGAAGATAAAGAAGCCAATTTGACACTGATACATCGTCCCATAAAGCATAATTTATGCTGACACTTGACCCTCTATTTATGCTTCTTCAACTTCcgaaagataaataaataggaGGCTCACACTTTGTTTCAGCTTCAGCATATCCATCAATTCAACAGGAATCTTGAAATTGGGATGGTTGGAggaataaattcatgaaattattgAGTTCACATTAAGAGGTGGGAAATCCCTATCACAAGTCAAATATTTGAAAAACTCAATGACAATATTGTTGGCCACAGTATATCAACAACAGATCCTCTCGTTTTTTCTTCAGCCCGAACCAATCTAGATGAACTTTTTATCTAGTTTTTTCTTCACCCCGAACCAATCTCGGTTATAACTATGACCTTGGTCTTCTTCTCGGACCAAAAATAACTCTGAAATATTAGATTCAATTATCTAGTGTTCTCTCTAATCCAAGGTAGAACTACTGCCTACGAGTTCCATGCTCGTGTTTCCCgaaaatcattttcttcaaaatcaagcaAATCAAGGCTGTTCTTTTCCACATCCGACATAAAAACAGCCTAAACCCAGAAACAAAATGAACATAAAAGGGcaaaaaactataaaagaacACCAGATTTACAATTAGGAAGCTAAGACGTCTGTTGATCATGGAATTAGATTCCCTTCTATAGAAGATTCTCACTCAATCTAACCTCAAATCCCCATCCCAAATCACAAAAAGCATCATATCCCACGAAcccaaaaagaataattaaggaaaaacaatccaatgtgtaatttttttttctcacgcCACCCCAGTCCATGTCAATTATCCAACAGAAAGACAATACAAGGACATCTCCACATTGCATGATGCATTACATCTCCATTGTCAGAAGAACTCAGAAGTCAGAACTTATGTTCTTACACGAAGGCCCGCAGAAATTAATCTTCACGAACTCGCGTTGGACCGCACACAAAAACCAATTTGCATTTGTACCCTTCCTTCCAAAGTACAAATCCAATCCATCGCTATCAAGTTCAAAAAACCCCGCATTTGTACCCTTTACCACCATCAAAGCACAATCTCGAGACCCATTATTTTATACCAGACACCAGTCTTGCAGCATCCATCATGTACCTCTTTGAGATGGGCTCCTCCAAAACCCAGTATTGTAAAACTGGTCCCACATTTGCTTCTCCAAATCAACGGCTTCAGTTTCTTCATCATGATTATGATCATGGTGATCACAGCATTTCCCTTTCTCCACAACCTCTGTAGCCTTCTTCTCTGACTGTAATTCCTCCTCCCTGGACCCACCGCTACTGGGAGACAACAGGGACCTTTCtttctgcttcttttttctcaaaCGGTGTCGTGTCTTGGCTTTCTTACATAAACAAGCCGGCACCTTATAAACGGCTAAAACAAGAAGGTTTATCACCGTGCATGGACAACAGCAACACACCGCTGCCGTGCCACCTGCCACCTCACCGAAACTCTGCGTTTTCGTCCTTGCCAAATTCTTCTCCCTCCCCTCTCCTGTTGGTACCATTTTTGACCCTGTCGTTTCTGTCAACAAAGGCTGCATCCTTCGGTTCGAAGAAGGTGATCGCAGAAGAATCCCCTGGCGAGTCATAACGAGTCAACTCGGCcggctaaaaaaatatattaaagactcggttttttctggtttccTGGAGTGGGAAATCGAGGAGATTAATGGGCTTTAAGGATTATTTAAAGAGGTGTCAAAAAAGGGTGTGACTAATGACTTTCTTGCAGAAAAAgaccctttcttcttcttcttctttttctccgtTTGGTTTCTTAGAGAGGCTAAAGAGATCAAAGAGGAGGGAGGAGGGAGGAGGTATTTAATAAGGAAACGATTAGGTTCAACAAGGGAATGAAGAAGTGGGGATAGGAAGCGAGAGGCAAGGCGAGTAAAGGGGTgggctttctttttctttcaaacgCGGACACGAAGGGAAGAGGTTTCTGTTGTGTTTCGATGAGATTTTTTCTGTGTATTTCTTTTATCAATAAAGGTTTGGTCTTTTCCGAGCCACTAATAAACACATGGAAAAGAAAGGCTGTCGAAATTACCAAATTACGTGGTTGTTACTTGTTAACTtacaacttgatttttatttttatttttttgtggtgaatttaaattaatatttgtttttatttatggacAGTGGGTAGGtgttatcaaatttgatatggCCTCTCTTGGAGAAGATTTTGAGAATTTAAAGAACAAGGATAAGTAGCTAttctctaaatttattttaaatctagataaataaatgataaaaaaataaattaaattattaaaaatgataatatttctaTCTacgttattttttattttcattcttagCAAGAGGTGTTTAATAGTATGAAGtggttttcttttcaatttaaaatgttttttatttgaaaatatattaaaataatatctttatttattattaaaaattatttttaacatcaaaataatctaaaaatataaaaaaactaactttataaataaaaaaatcaaagctttaTGATTTAAAACGCAATTCTAAATAGAATATAAGAATAATTGCAAGTAGCATTCTAAACTTCACCTTTAGGTTTATATCTATACTAAAATCATAAGTCCATGAGCATGTTCAAGATTAGAAGTTACTATTGCATTCCTTTTCTAGCATGTTCGGATGAAAAGTGTAAGGTGTGTTTATTATtaattccttttattatttttatctattctcTAGACCAATAACAATCCATTTAATAaattggtattaaaaaaaaatgtaaaaaagcatctttctgttttttatcaGAATCTATTTTTATCAGCTGGAGTCAACGATCCATTAATCCTGCTGACTTCTCTGTGCTTTGCTTGAGAAAGCAATCCATGACTCAaactttatttcattttatcaaCAATCTTAAAGtcaattcatatatataaaaatgaaaaaggattCGTTAATGTACAAAATATTATCCTCGTTTTAgagtttgaagtttgaattaaACCTAACGCATCTTCAGGTGAAGATTTTCATATCACAGGTGGTTTCTGCATCTCTTCTTCAAAGATTCTTGAGGCGTGAAATGTTTCTATTATTAATAAATCCTAGATTTTCCCATTATTATTATCtagaatttataatttcatgCTCATTTGTTGCGAACCTACTATATTCATACATGGAGACGGTTTGGTATTTAAAtagtagttgtttttaaaagtagtttttacttgaaaatatattaaaataataatttttttattttttaaaatttatatttgacatcagtatattaaaatgatctgaaaacataaaaaaattaatttaaagtaaaaaaattttatttttttaaaaaataattttaaaatacaaaaataaacaggatgACAGTGCCCGAAGAAATCCAGTCATCCCATTCCTAATTAATACCAAGGGAGTTGATGATGAAAATGCTTCTCGACATAgtcaatttcaagaaaaaatacttctttttagagataaaaaagaGTGAAAAGAAGCAAAATGCTTGGGagtgaattgaattaaaaagcATAATAGAGAGAACTAGCATACAAAGAGACGAGTCAAGAGAAGCTCTCAATTGTACCGGGACCCTTTAACTAGTGAATTCACTcgccacttcttcttcttcttattattattattattattattattattattattattattatttaatttttattttgttgatttgatatttgatttcttttttttctcggtGGCCGTGGGTGAATTTATAATTTCAGGCTCAAAGAGCTTGCAGTtcttatttagttattttatatatttaaaactcattcattcattcattcattgatCAGCCTCCTCTTCTTGTATTGATGCAAGCCTTCCTgagaaaaccacaaaaaaaaaataaataaataaataaatttgattatcACCAGAGAATATTTGGTGGTGAGAGACACCCTCCAGGCCTACGTGATTAGCTATATGTAGGCCTGtgctaaaacaacaaaaaaacgtGAAGCTCAGAAGTTTGAAGATGACGTCAAATAAAACTGAGTTGGCaggaaatcaaaatcaattaattaatcatcaagTCAAATTCCAACTCAAGCGGTGACGTAACAGATATCGTGGCCGTTTAAGAGTGCGCTGCATGTTGATgcgtttttaatttataaatatattaaaataatatatttttaacatttatttttaacattaaaatacttaaaaataattaatcaatttaaacaaaattaagttttagaAAAAACTATATTCTTATCGCAATACCAAAGTTTAGCCATTGCCCAAATCAAGATTTACAAGTtaagatgatttgtttatattaatttgccGGCGAATGAGGATGAATTTTCTGGCCCAACTAGAGGTGGCATGGTGTCGTGGCAGGTTGGCGGCAATGATAGTGAGGTGAGTTGGTGTAATAGTTCTTGGGCCACGAAGATCTTTCTACCTGAGTTGGTGGTACTTTGCAAAaccatcagtttttttttttttaattctttttcaggATTGGCAGGACAGCATTATATTCAAGGTTTTGGATTCAAAGTTGTAGTCAAGATGGAAGTTGTTTCTTGTATGATTTGAATATGCGGTaataattgtaatttaaaatatttttattttaaaaaaattatttttaatattaacacattcaaattatctgaaaatatataaaaaggttaattttaaaaaatttcattatttaaaaaaatataatatcaactATATTTCTAAACACCGTAGTAGTTAGTTGCAGTAAACTATGATTTACCTAAGGTTAAATAAATTCATATCATTGTCCATCATCTAAAGTAattctatatgaaaaaaatattccattCAAATCAGCCTTCATCAAATTGAGATGAAATTGTCATCTTTGTAAACGAGCAGTAAACCATGGAGGAATCGGTGCCTGCGGATGGTGATGGATGATAACGATTAACCTATAAAAATCTTCATTTctggttctctctctctctctctctctagcctTCATTTATTTGGTGCATTGGATAGAACTGAGCTAAAAAGTCGTAAGATCATTAGtcaaatcattatttattattgttattaagaGGGATACCTTCATACAAGAAGAAGGGTGTCTTCATGCTAACCTGTACGTTAAAACATAAGGCTATTTGTTAAATCACACAAGAAGAAGggtgtttttttcaattttcaatggttctggttaaacaGTTTCGATGGTTCAATTCACCATCATCCCCAACAACAAATTGATTGAAACAAATGGCGAAGGATCGAAATGAATAAAGTATTGCAGTTTATGGTCTAAATCCACACCTTTTAAG includes:
- the LOC133680226 gene encoding uncharacterized protein LOC133680226, whose product is MVPTGEGREKNLARTKTQSFGEVAGGTAAVCCCCPCTVINLLVLAVYKVPACLCKKAKTRHRLRKKKQKERSLLSPSSGGSREEELQSEKKATEVVEKGKCCDHHDHNHDEETEAVDLEKQMWDQFYNTGFWRSPSQRGT